From Juglans regia cultivar Chandler chromosome 9, Walnut 2.0, whole genome shotgun sequence:
gaaaagaataacaaaaaaagTGACAAATTAGAAACGAGAACGACGCACCAACTACCGGATGGCTAATGGCAAGGGGACCTATATATAAACGTAAAACACACGCAAAAAGGTCTACAGTCATTACACAGTGAGATAGGCGGCCTTTGGAAAGTACGTACGCTAGCTTTAATAATCGCCGGCAGACCTTAGGCCTTGTGTCAACTCGTTTTGCCCACAACAACAGTAGGGGTCCCCTAAAGTTTAAGGTTAGGTTTGTATatacatcaaaaaaaaaaaaaaaaaaaattgtataataagattagatgagatgaaatgtgatgaaacgaaagttaaaagttaaaaaaaatattgttagaatattatttattattattttttaaaaaatttaaaaaaattaaattgtttattatattttatatgaaaatttgtaaaaattataatgatgtgatgagataaaTCTGATACGTTTGGATtctaaatccatctcaattcatcattacaattttttaaaatttcaacacaaaatataataaacaatttaatttttacaaattttaaaataataataatattaaaaataaattttaacaatattttatcatcttaactccactcaactcaatttagttcaacatccaaacgtagtcTATGAATTAAGagtatttctcaatccaaactaagCCTAAAAGTTAAGGTTTTAactaaagttaaaattattaaagatattaatattGGACTATCAattctaaagttaaaataataatataatattatgtattttaataatatttctttttatattttacaaatatactctatatattaattaataatttaatttttatctaagattattgttttctaactattttttatatcaacctAATTATCGAACATAATATAAccttatttacaaaaaatatttcttgaaaaatttgGACATAGACTTGTTTACtaatgaaagttttaaaaagaatttaataaaattttgttgattatttgtgaataaaatataggttTGATGGATGAATAGGtagctcaaagttcaaactaAATGTTTTTAGCTAGTCCAATACAAATCATTTATACAAAACTTAGTTATATTTTCGATTTTGACATTTGCCTAGTCTAATATTAGTGCTCTTATATATCAACTCTAACTTACGAAGATCAGCCTAAAGGTCTCTAGTGTCTCCACTACCTTAGGAGAGATGTCTAATGTGATCATGGTCAATTAAGTAAATATCGCacgttctttttaaaaaatagtaaattttattgttaaaaaaataattttttatgtgaatcttatattcatttaattttttaaaaaataatgtattatatttacatactctataactacaaatatcatttctattaaaTTTCTCCCTCAGGTTATTTTGTCCATTTGATAAAAGATACACAATACAATCCTACACACACTGTTCACAGACCACTAGCTTTTGAAACTGTTCAATGTGTAACATGTGTCATGTTGTTCGACAGTACATCATGTTTTACATCCAACTGATCCAATTTTCATTAGCtgagttaattcaaaactttttttttttctcaccatttataagatgatattatattaatacTGAACAAAATGTTACATGAGTTGTGGAGAATGATTCTCATGCACAAATAGCAATAGAGACACAATCAGTGTGTCAAAATTGTCCATTAATGGGCtgggttttcaaagaaaaataatttattcacaaagagatttcagacaaataaacttataaatttgtaTCGTTTAATGTggtatgtcagattataaaattatttttattataaaatatatataacagattagatgaaattaacctaatttgtaaatttatatttttgtgaaaaatttttatttctctttctttgatTGTGAACTTATTTACCTTTGCATTAAAGGAGTACtggtaaaaatttaatgatGTATTCTAATTATAGGTTGTCGAAGGAAATCATCTATATTTAGCTTTAAGTCTTAAAAAGATATTTAGTTTGTCGCTAGCTAGATTTTTAAAAGCCTCAAAATGTCGTTTTCTATAACTCAACACCAATAATATTCAATCCTCCATTGCTTTCGGTTGCTATGTATCTCTAAAACTgatacatatattatatgttggaTTTTCTAAAATCTTGAATTACTTCTATAATTCctttactatatataatgaaatatatattatctgaccaataattactaaaatattatacattttaagaagttttgattttaatatatagtgaAGTAAATTAAGAGATTATATACGTATACaatgacaaatatatattacagtacgattgaaaatgaaaacacaACTGGAAATAAtcatgagaagttcttgattaACTaataggtttttatttttatttttttacttagtaaggtgtgatgtatggatgatgaatagaataatttatttaatttaataagaaaataataaagaaataatatataatatgtagtgtaAAAGTGATAACTCTTTCGGCCTGATGATATTAATTAAGGTCCTTATGAGGGGTACTCGAATCCCGGCCCCCACATGCAACTGGGCTACATATATGCCCCCAAATTTGCCTAGAAAGTAGAAACCCCTCCCCCGGTCggtaaagaaagaaagaaaaaaccggTCTAATCAATTCTTGATTAAAGTATTGGgcctttaaattttaattcaaatcctTCTTTTTTTCAACTGGAGTTGTTTTCATTGGACCCGTTGTATTCGGAATGTCGTGTACCGAAAGTATCGTTTTTCGGACATGACCAGAGGGGTCACAATCTCGAATATATCATTTAGGCCCGATTTATATGGGAAGagaattttatctcatcttattttattttaatattaaaatattataaatataaatattttttaattttaaattttaaatttttttatctaatcattataatttttttaaatttttaaataaaatataaaaaataattaaactttttaaaatctcaaaataaaaattatattataataaattttaaatttataatatttttatttaaaattttctctttcattttctaaaatttcataaaacatcttaacacaaattattttattactatttatatatcgTCTGATTTCATTTCACGTTTCTGTTGAATTACTCATGTTTttgaaatctgatttttttttttttttaagttttgaaaatttatttaattaaattaaactgcGCTGTGAGTGTGGCCTGCGAGCGGCCAAGTCAACGATTACGGTAGTGACTTCAACGGCTTGTCCGGTCGTTGATCACGTACACTTGCAACCGACCGTTAATCACCTTTAATAATTGAATTTGCATGCACGGGATACTTTGCATTTTTGTCTGTGAGCTAAAAAGAATACCAGTAATATTGGATAATACATTTTTAGGTTATCGTGTAaactttgtaaaaaaaaaaaaaaaataagtatcagatttacatgaaaaatttatattttaatgatgtgttttatttttttcaaaaagaatatgtCAGATTTACACATCTTAATtgctcaaaaaatatatttaactaaATACCAAGATATAGAGGTATGTActcatgataattttattttcattctctcagtatatatataagaataaaagcaaccaaacatatatcaaatatgaaatatatatatatatatatatatatatatatatatatatatatatatagatcgaccggagatgaaataaaagaaataagaaattacTGATCAAAACGAACAGGCTGATCATTAAGTTTTCACTTGCACTTCAAATATCGGAGCTCATTCGGTGAAACTGAATTGATACTCATCGTGCAGTTCATTTCGGcggacttcttcttcttcatcacaAACATCAATTCCACTTTCCCGCTGAGCTTGGCATGGCTTCTCAGCGTCAAGATCCCGCTACTCAACTCACTTCCAAGATTCGATGTGCTTTGCAGAGCTTTTGAATTCACATTAACACTAACACTAACTTTCTTAGTCGAAAGCATCCCAGCCTTTCCTTTAGGAATACTAACCTCACCCACCGTCACGCCGTCGTACATGAACGCCACAGTGGCCCTGTCATACTTGTAGGGACCGAAGTTGGTGTTCTTAACCCTAACTTGGGTTGTGAAGCTTATGTCAAAGGAAGGCGATGCAGGTTGAGTGCTAGTGCTCACGTTCTGGAACGTCACGGCCGTGCCCAACCTCACCTTAGGGGTCTTGACTTTCATCACAGTGACGGAAAAGACAGCGATGACTATGGCCTGAAACACAACAAATATAGCAATATATATGGCCAACTTGATCCTTTTCTTCCGGCGTAGCTCGTCGGGGTTCAAGGTCGCCGATTCTTCATCGCTTCTGGGGTATCCATTTGCTGGTGCCAAGGGATAGGCAGGCTGGTAATTTGTCTTCTCGGCCATTTCGCTTGATTTGCTACTtcgaaaagtgaaaagaaatgaactcttcgaattatatatatgatctctttgatcttttgtttgctttttcAGGATGAGTGGATGGAAGAGATGTTTGTGGTTGTGGTGGGAGAGAtatgtgctatatatatataaaggtttacatgaactaattttataatgtttgaAGGAATATGAGTACGTAATAGGGTAGAGCTTCGTGGAAAATGGGATCGGTACTCTTGACTACTGGGAAACGTTAAATTAATCTGTATATAGCAATCAAACGCGCTAGGTGGAATTTTTAGGCTTCTAGAGGCCGGATGATCATTATTACAAGTATTATCCTATATTTTACTTTCGTGACACTTGTACgcgcgtgtgtgtatatatatatatatatatacatgtatgcaTGCGCACCTTTTTCAGTCTTgatatttttaacaaataatgCCAGTTGGATATAAAAGTCATGACAGATGAAAATGATggattgaattttaaattttcttttttaaaattttaaatttttatttaatagttaagaaaataacactagtgaatcaatatttttttatattttttaaaaatatataaaaaatgtgtgaaagaaatataaaataaaataaaaaagcgcATTTGCACTTGTCCGTCGTTTTTCTCGATTAAATCTATCTGTTCGAGAAGCACAGTCCAATATCTAAAGAAATTTCGATTTTATCCGACGTTGAATAAACGTGATCCATATATCCTGGTTTTAGACAAGAGCATGATATCACGGTTTTtcccttgaaaaaaaaaatggggggaTTTGAGACTTGATTCATCATGTGATCGTAGAACTGATCGAGAATTTATGAGATAATAAAAACTAAAGGTACTATATATTGTTGGTAAATAATAtgcaaaagaaaattcgaaTTATAAACAGGTCTGGATAACACatttaataaagtgttaatattatatgatttgatttggatgagaaattttaaaatttaaatcttattattttaagttatgTGAACTATATGCTCTACATACTTGTTTGGGAATAGAAtacatttatattaaaaaaacttgagCAATCATATAGTACTTAATTGCCTTGTATTACAACTATATCTTAGAAATCAATGTCATTCTATCGATCTTAAGAGATGAAATATGTAAGATAAATACGAGATATGTTTTGGCTTGGCTAACATGCCTCAGTTGTGTAGTGcttcattatatttatagttgtaCAACCGAACTCATGTCAAGAGTATTATAATAAGGAAACAAACATGAGAAAAATAGGGAAACAATCAAGTATAAGTCTGTTGAagattattttgaatttgaaatagTAACAGAATGGATGGAGTTGATAAGTGCACGTGCTCCTGGATTTTTTGCTGAAGATGCTGATGAAGACTCTGATAGTCTAACACCCCCCTCGAATTAATGGGGTTTTGACAGACCATTAATTTGCTCTTGAGATGCTGAAAACGTTGTGCAGTTT
This genomic window contains:
- the LOC108997294 gene encoding uncharacterized protein LOC108997294, which translates into the protein MAEKTNYQPAYPLAPANGYPRSDEESATLNPDELRRKKRIKLAIYIAIFVVFQAIVIAVFSVTVMKVKTPKVRLGTAVTFQNVSTSTQPASPSFDISFTTQVRVKNTNFGPYKYDRATVAFMYDGVTVGEVSIPKGKAGMLSTKKVSVSVNVNSKALQSTSNLGSELSSGILTLRSHAKLSGKVELMFVMKKKKSAEMNCTMSINSVSPNELRYLKCK